The sequence AAGTTCCACTGCCATCCCACCTGGGAGTTTAGCAGAAGGAGCTTAAGTTCTTCCTAGAGACAAAGAATCACAGGGCCACACCAGTGTGGAAGGTCAGGGGCGTGGAGAGAGTAGAAAGTCATGGCAAGACCCCACTCACCAAGCCAGGCCCCTGCTGCCCTTCATCCCAGCCACCTTCCCTGAATGTCAGATCCAGTTTTGTGAACTGGGCTGACCTagatggaggaggaaggaaaacacaAGTGTTAACGTGTGGGGCAAGAGGATGAGAGGGCTGTGAGATGGGCCTCTGTGGCAGAGCAGCAGCCCTACAGATGCTCACATCCCAATCCCTGGACCGGGGAACATGTggccttacatggcaaagggactCTACAGGTGGGACTGAGGTGAAGGACCTCCTGCATTATCTGGGTAGGCCCAGTCTAATCACACAGGTTCTTAAAAGTGGAGGCTCCTTCCTGGCTAGGTTAGAGAGATGTGACAACAGAAGGTCAGAGAGATGCGATGTTGCTGCCCTTGAAGATGGATGAAGGGGGCCGTGAGCCAAGGAATGGGGAAAACTCTGGAAGCTGGAAACGCAAGGCAAGAGAATCTGCTAGAGCCTCCAGAACACAGCTCTGCTGAGACCTTAGATTTTAGACCAGGGAGACTAtatcagacttctgacctcatAAATCTAACATATTACATTTGTGTCTTAAGCCACGAAATGTATtacaacagcaacagaaaactaacatGGCCGCCAAAGACAGCAGAGCACTGATAACGCCCTTCCCCTGTACCCCAATTCCCGCCCTACCACCCCTTATCCCCTCTTCCCCCGAGTTCTTATCAATCACCTCTGATACCTACATAAGCACAGACAACATGACTGGATTTCTCTGAAAGCAAAACCTCATGCTGGTTCGTTCGAATGGTGGTTTCTAGAGTGATGGGTAGAGTTTCAAGGTAGGAGCCAGCCACATTCAGGAGTTGTGAGGGGGAGGCCATGGGGCCCCAGGCATGCCCTGCCTCTGCCACAAACCCGAGCAGGGGGGCTGCGATCCCACTGATGACTGGGGGGATGAGCAGGCTCTCCTCCAGGCAGGAGACCAGGTCTGAGGATGAGACCACCCCAGGCCTTGGGATCCTGAGTTCTAGTCCAAACCCATGAGTGCTGGGATCCCCAGCACATCCCTTCACTCCCTTGGTCGGTTTCCTCGCTCAGAAAACAGGGATAACCATCCTGCCTTGCCTTTCTCCCTGACAGCTCTGAGGATCCAGTGAGAAAATGCAGTTGAACTTATCGACGACCATTTTTCCATCTGACTGGGAGGGAGAGCAGTGGGGTCAATAGACCGATTTCTACCTTGGGCCCCACCGCGAGCCAATTCACTGTGCGTCTCAGATAccccacctctgagcctcagcctgcTCATCTGTGAATCGAGGGGAGTGGGTCATAGGAGCCCTGAGGCCTCTTCCAGGTCTGAGGTATTCTGGCTTCTGCCTGACCCCTATCACCTCCTCCTGGAACTTTCAGGAAGTACACTGACCTGCTCCTCTGGACTCTTTCCCAGGATCTGAACCAGTTCACCACCAGCAACTTCTTCACAATCCTCACACCAGCCAGCCGCCCAGGCTGAGGGTGTCAGCGCCTGATTGTGGCTAAACAAGTCGAGGAACTGGGCTGAGAAGCAGCTTGGCTCCTGATTCAATGCTTGGCAGAAGAGCATGGGCTCCCCACACCGTGGTGGGCACCGGCCCTGCTCTCCGTGTCCCCATGCCAGGTCCTGGCCAGGCCCTCAGCCTCTCGCCCGGgagccctcccctcctctcccaggacACACGGACTCTGCCCTCCCAACTCACAGAACCGCTCTCCATGTGCGGAAAGAGGGCAGGCGGGGGGTCAAGGGGCTGAGCCCCacgaaggaagagaaagaaaacctttCAACTATTAAATCTGTTTAGTAAAGACAATTTTGCTCATACAAAACAACAAGAGTTTACAACAATCTGAGTGCTGGACACGCCATCAGAGACGGGAGGTGCCGCGGGCACTCGGAGCCCTTCCCTCACACCCAGAGAAGACCCTGGGTGcgccccccaaccctgcccctgAGGGAGATGAAAGCTGAAGCATTACTGTCACCCCTGCCCCAAGGGACCATGGCACAGAGGACCTCTCCCCACACTGTTGCAAATTAATACTGGGGAGGGAGGGCCctacccccctcccccctcccccccactggCCTGGACATATGACGCTGAGTTGTTTGGGGTCGCGGGGAAGGGGctgatggggagggggcaggatcGGGACATCTTTGGTGTGAAGCCTCCCCCGCCCACCCGCTAGGCCGCATGATGGCGATCTGCAGGAGGGCCGCAAGAGTGGTGCTGTCTTTGCCCACCAGGGGGTGCTGCCGATGCCCCAGAGCCCGGGAGGCACAGGAAACGCAGCAGCTCTGTGTCACTCATCGACTGCCCAGGCTCACCCACGCGGGCTGAGAGTGGGCCTGTTGAGAAACagcaaaaatgtaagaaaataaacacGAACGGGTTAATAGTGGCAGGAAGGGGAAGCAGAGAGATGACGTGGCAGATGAGCGCCTCGGAGGACCAGGACCAGCACTCAGCGGGGAGTGGGGTCCTGGGCGGGGCTCCAGCCTTCCTGGTCGCTGTGCCAGTGCTAAGTCACTCCTCTCCACCTCCCAGGACCCGCTCACAGAGGCAGGCACGGACGGCCTGGCTCAGAATCTGGACACGCTTCCCAGGCACTTTGGCAGAGCCAGCGCGGGCAGGGCAGGCCTGAGGAGGGAGACAGTTCCTGAGCCCCAACGGAGGCCCTCCCTctgcagccctgcctgcccctggCCCCTCAAATGCACAGGCCCAGGCACTGATCCAGGCACACGGGCACgggcacacacgcgcacacacaacCACACTCACTCCTATCCGTCTGGCACACCGGTGACGTCTGAGGGCTCAGCAGAGGAGGTGGGTGGCCTCCTGGCCCCAGCCCTCCACAGCCTGCAGCTCCCAGAAGGCCTCAGCCAGCGGGAACCTGGGGCTGTAGTGGGGAAATTAGAGGGCTGGTGGCACGACACAGGGACGCCCCCTATAAGAGTTTCCACAAATACCCTTTAACAAACCCCAAACCCTTGTAGTATCCAGACAGGAAAGGGTCTGGGGGGAAGGAGCAGGAATGAGGGCAAGAACAATAAAAGAAGTTTCATAAAAATTCTAAGTCAAATTATTGATAAAACTGCAAAATGAGCACAGGTTCAAGAGCACCTTgctccttctctccacaccctcccagCCTTCCAGGCTCTCCCTCTCAGGGGTGGCCAGAACCAAAGGCAGAATTCAGCCTATGACGAGGTCCGGGCTCCATGAGGctgaggaggaggggaggtgggagtgaACAGTTCTGtgtctcttcatttaaaaaatagattcagGTCACGAGTTATTGCTTGTCCTCCAGTGGAGCAGGACGGGCCCAGCGGCTCAGTGAGCAAGGGCCGCGGCCTCCAGGGCCCGAGCTTTCTTCCGCCTCTTCAGAAGCAGAGGGTTGGATGCATCTTCAatcttttttatcttgatctgCTCATAGTCGACCCGCATCGTGGCCAAGGCACTGGTCATCTCCTCCTGGGGGGGCAGTGACCGAGAGAGCCGTGAGAGGCGACAGGCAAAGCAAGGGCAGGATGCGGGTGATGGGCGGgagcagaggagacagagggcagGCTGGGTGATGGGCCCAGGGCTGGGTCAACAGAGCCTGGCCACCGTGCTGCCAGTGCTCTCCTAGAGCCCTCCAGCGGCCCCACGGGAAGGCAGAAAGAGCGCCGAccaggagtcaggagacctgggttcatgTCTGCCCCAGCCAATCactagctgcgtgaccttgaCCAGGTCACCCCCCCTCTGGGcgtcaatttcctcatctgcaaagtgaggaGATGGTGCCAGATGACCTTTCAGGTCCCTTTAGAGACCCAGACAGTAGAGGGCTTGTAGAAAACAGCCACGGCCAACTTTAGACCAAACACACAACCTCTGCCCACAACCCAGCAGGGAAGTGGCTCAGAGCCGCTGTTCCTGTTGTAACAGAGCCCCCCTGGGGTGAGCGAGTACAGAAGCAACCCCTCTGGGCCAGCACCGCCTCTCACACCCAAGCACCTCGGCGCGCACCCTCTGAGCCCCTCTTGGCCCGTGGTGCCCTCACCTTGACGTCCTCCCACCTCTCCTTGTCCTCCTTCAGGACCCGGCTGGTGTGCAGTGGGGTCTGAGGGACCTTTGTTGATTGCTGGGGACAAAGAAAAGGGTCAGGGTGAAAGCCTGGGTGGGGTGGAGCCCCAAGGGACAGTCCGCGTGAACCCAGGCCCCTCCAGCCTGCCAGGCTTACCATGATCCAGGGGTGGTTCATGAACTCGGTGATGGTCATCCTCTGGGTGGGCTCTGTCTTCAGCAGGTTCCGGATGAGCATCTTCACTGTGGGGGACAGCGAGgtgcagggaggggacagagatggCTAAGGGGCCACCCCCCTTCTGCTTCTCCTTCCCACagttttcagagaaaaaacaGATTCAAAGGGGCATGGACACAGACCACCCAAGGAGCTAGCCTTGAAGACCATTACGGCACCAGCCCTGACAGCCCCACGCGCCCCataccccagctctgccacaggcCCTTCACACAGACAGGACGTACACAGCAGCTGTGGGCCAGGTGCAGATCCACAGCCACGCCACCCACGTGAGACTGCCcctgcacacgcacgcacacctGCACACACGCACATGTACACGTGGGTTCTCTACCTTCCTCTGATACTTCTGACCATTCTGGATTGGGGAATTCATACTGGCCCATTCGGATGCGACTCTTCATGCCCGGAGAGATGGCAAGGCCATGGTTGGAATAGAAGGGGGGATACCCACACAGCCTGAGCCGAGAGGAAGTGGGAAGAGAGGGACAGAGCTGATGTTATTTAGGGTCCTGCACCAGGACTAGAGCGCGACACAGGCTTCTTCTTGCAAAGGTCACAGAGAAATTGGGACTCACTGACTCAGGTACAATATACAAAGTCAAGGACAGGGCCCGGGAATGCAACAGTATCTAAACCACACATTTTCCTGCCCATAGGCTAATTTATAGCATTTAGCTGTCAGAAGCCACTAAACGCAGAGAGACGGGGAATGCAGGGGATTCTCAGGCCATCTCCCATCCAGAAGGGGAACGCTAATCTTTGCCTCTTCTTCtcatcccagccctgccccacttcccccaggcccctccccacgcACTCACAGGATGTACATGATGACACCCAAGGACCACATGTCACAGGACTTGTCATACTTCTCTGGGCCCAGCACTTCTGGAGCTGCAAACCAAAGGTCAGCGTGGGTGGGCCTGGCCCTCAGAACACTGGGATCCACCGCAGTTCCTCGGTGGCTGGTGCTCCCCATCCAACCCTTCAGCCCATCTTGATGGGACCTTAGCTGGGCTGGGAAGGGGAACAGTCATAGCCCAGACCCAGGGCTGGACAAAGGAGACCAGAAGACCCTTCTCCAAGAGAGCCCTAGGGCTAGAATCTCAAGATAAAACAAGTCTTAAACTGCAAGAGCATTTCAGACTGCCACTTAATTTGACAAACACGTTTTGAGAGTTTATTCTGTGCCAGTCAGCTGGGGCTCCTGAACCAAATCTGCATCCCAGACTCCACTGGGAATCTGATGGGAATGACAGCTCTACTCAGGAAAAGCGTGCGTGTGTGCAAAATCCCACCCATAATCTCAGGCAGATAATTTCCTGTAATGCTTCAGTCCCAGCTGAGTTCTGACGAGCCCTAGTTTGGGTCAGGTCACATCAGAACCAGTGCTAGAAAGGGCCTGAGGATTCAACTCTCCTAGGACCTGTGGCCCTGAGACCGGCAAGAGGAGGGCTTGAGAAAAGCTCTGGGGAAGACAAGCTCCCCAGGCCTCCTCTGGACTTACCCACATAGTATGGCGTGTAACAAGGAGTGGTCAGAGAGTTGTGGCTGGTGGTTTCCTTGGCAAAGCCAAAATCAGTGAGTTTGAGAATGGCGTTGGGCCTTTTGGAGGTGTATAAGAGATTCTCAggctacagagagagagaaataaatagaaCCTCTGCTGAACCTGTGAGGGGCtatcactccctccctcccttcctcccttccttcctttctgcctccaTTCAACAACATTTGTCCAGCCCCTGTGATCTGCACAGCTGACGGTGAGGACCCTCAGCTCCCTGCCTCCCAAGAGCTTACAGCGTGCATGGGAGTCGGACACTGATGCAGAGAACCGCAGTGAACACTGCAGTGACACAGAGACCGAAGGTGCGGTGGTGAGGTGTGGCTGAGGAGCACCGCAGGGTGAGGGTGGCCTCACAAGGCTTCATGACTGGGGTGGGGGTTTGCGGGCCTCCACTCTCGCTCAGGAACCAGGCAGCGGGGATGCAGGATGACTCTGGGGACCCTCCCTAGGGTCACCACGACCCTGACCCCTATGGCCTCCATGGCACCTGAGTTGGGGGgactgggggggggggcaaaaagaACAGCTGGTACCTTGACATCCCGATGCGCAATGTTGATTGAGTGTAAGTACTGGATCGCCTCGCCGATGCTCTTCATGATCTCTGATGCCTCTGCAGAGAAGAGGGAATGGGGGAGCGGGAAGTCACAAGCGGGAGTCACAAGATGTGTCATTAGGTTTGAACACCCAATACACCAATCCCCCACACACAGCCTAAGGCTCCCTAcgtccacccccgccccccagaaaCCAGGGAATGAGGAGCAGCCCTGGCTCAGCTGAGGAAGAAGGCCCCAGCGGCGAGCCGGAGAAGGCAGCAGGCCTCCGCACCTCTCACGAGAGCCCCTTCAGACACCCCGTGTCCCTGCCTGCCCGAGCCCAGGCCCCACAACAGACCCTTTCTACCTCTTTCTGTGAATGCCTGGTCTCCTCGGTCCTGGATTCGGCTGAAGAGTTCTCCACCATCCAAACTGAAACAAAGCCACAGTCAGATCTGAGAACATAGCATCCCACTAGCACTCTCCCCGCCGCCCCTCCAAAAAGCAGGCGTCTACATTTTAAGCTTCAGAGTCCCCACCCGGCAGTCCTCAGAAGGTGGGGCCTGGGTGGGGAGTGGGATGAGGCTGGGCCAGGAGCAAAGCGGGAGGGCTGCTCACCACTCCATGACAATCAGCAGGCACTTCCTCCCCGCGTACAGGTTCTCATAGACGTCCACGATCCGCACAATGTGTGGGCACTGGGAAGCCCGCCAGTGCAGCTCCACCTCCCGGCGGGCCTTGGGGCAGTCCTGCAGCATCTGCAAGCCAAGTGCCTCCTGAGTAACCTCAGCGGGGCAGCCGGCTGCTGCACCACCTGCACCTACCACAAGGCCTGGCCCACGCACTCGCCCGCATCCCCACCGACACACCACCGACTCTCCCTACCCAGGTCCTACACCAGCCCTTAGCACTTTCCCTGCACTTCCTTCTCCTAAGCCCCGACTCAGAGCTCTGCAGCTCCCTCATCTGCTCTAAAAGGAACCTCAAGATGACCCCTCGTGGGGTCTCGACAGCTACTCTGAGACCACCCTTGACCATTCAGGGGAATGGCCCAGCTGTGGGCATGAAGTCTATTCCAGAAGGCGAGCAGAGTTGAGCATTGGGAGACAGAGAGTAAAGGACACCTGGGCAGAAAGACAGACcgagaaaaacccaaacaacaatGGAAAGGGGCCTAGAGACAGGGGAGACTCCAGATCAGTTAGAAAAGGTACCTCCAAGATCCCTAAACCCAGCGTATCAAATCCCGAGCAATGTCCTTTCAACCAACAGATAGCCTCAGGAGTCAGCCCGGtgtggtttgaatcctggttcttaCTAGATCtgcaaccttgagcaagttacttaactcacGGGCCTCGTCCTTGTCCCCTCTTCTTCCATGGACCAGGTGGCCAGGGGTATTAAAGCAGCCTGGCGCCCTCACCTGCCTCAAgggctgaatcttttttttttttaacatctttattggtgtacaactgctttacaatggtgtgttagtttctgctttacaacaaagggaatcagccatacgtatacatatatccccatatcccctccttcttgagcctccctcccaccctccctatcccacccctctaggtggacacaatgcacctagctgatctccctgtgctatgcggctgcttcccactagctacctattttacatttgggagtgtatatatatgtccatgtcactctctcacttcatcccagcccacccttccccctccccgtgtcctcaagtccattctctacgtctgcgtctttattcctgtcctgaagGGCTGAATCTTGACTAGTCTAAGCCAGGCCCTTTACTAAGACCTGACACTGGTCAAGAAGAACTTTATAGGAAGTCTGCTGAGAGGCCTCTTAAAAGGAGCACAAGGAATGCACACCATCTCTCCTGCATATGACACCAGGTGCCACGGCAGTCATCTTGGTACCGAGAGGTACCCTGGGGTGGTGGGTGATGCATCAGGAGCACTAAGAGACCTTCTGGAAAGTGCATGAAGCTTGGTGAGTAAGATCAGATGGCCAGGACGGAGCCAGATTACAGAGGGCAGGGAAAAGCAAACACAggaatttccaaaaataaaactaacattcAGTTATGCTATGGTCTATGATACGCTGGTCCTTTTCTAATTGTACAACGGCTGCCCATTTTAcaggatgtggaaactgaggctcagagaagtagtGTGTCCCAGGCTCAGTTCCTGGGGAAAGGCAGAGCCCGGGGTTGGAAACCAGGCCTGGTGGATTCCAAAGCGTAAACCTTTTCCACGATAACACGCAACTTTCAGAGGAGGGGCAGAGACCGAGACTTGTCAGTCTCAGATCACCAAATGCAAACTGGCTTTGCAGAGGCAATCCCCCAACAGGGGCCAAGATAATTCAGTCTCCTAGGGAGCAGGCAGAAGACAAGGTCGCCATGGGGTCAcactgccacctggtggccaTCTAAGGACACTGCACAGGTCCTGAGTTTTGCCACCTTCAACTTCATTTATTTGGATGGACCAAGGAAAAAGGttattttcctttcccatgcactatgagaaggaggaggagacgcTGGCCAATTTCATTTGCATGTGTTtcaattcaacaagcatttattgagctcctactaggCCACACACTGTGCTAGATGTCAAGATCAAATAGAAGAGTCCCAATCTGAAAGAACTCAAACTGGGGGGTGAGGGCATGAGGGGAGGTAGACACACAGAAAATGCTTCTAATCCTGAGATAATGTGCTGTAAGACTGATAAGTTCAAAGGGTTCAAGAGAAAAAGTTCTCAGAGCACCCAAAATAGAAAGACCTCTATCGCCCCCTACAGGCACATaggaactgaagcccagagaggaagAATTGAAGTTGTCAAATTTACTCAGAGGCAACATGAGGTCATTGGATTTACAATCATGAGAGACTTGGGCTTGGTCtggaatttgtcaatttctgg comes from Delphinus delphis chromosome 1, mDelDel1.2, whole genome shotgun sequence and encodes:
- the MAPKAPK2 gene encoding MAP kinase-activated protein kinase 2, which gives rise to MLSNSGAVPQPAAAAATAPCCPTPAMFPNPPPPPQPPAPAQPHPPAQPPPQPPQQFPQFHVKSSLQIKKNAIIDDYKVTTQVLGLGINGKVLQIFNKRTQEKFALKMLQDCPKARREVELHWRASQCPHIVRIVDVYENLYAGRKCLLIVMECLDGGELFSRIQDRGDQAFTEREASEIMKSIGEAIQYLHSINIAHRDVKPENLLYTSKRPNAILKLTDFGFAKETTSHNSLTTPCYTPYYVAPEVLGPEKYDKSCDMWSLGVIMYILLCGYPPFYSNHGLAISPGMKSRIRMGQYEFPNPEWSEVSEEVKMLIRNLLKTEPTQRMTITEFMNHPWIMQSTKVPQTPLHTSRVLKEDKERWEDVKEEMTSALATMRVDYEQIKIKKIEDASNPLLLKRRKKARALEAAALAH